A single region of the Arthrobacter sp. PAMC25564 genome encodes:
- a CDS encoding bifunctional dTDP-4-dehydrorhamnose 3,5-epimerase family protein/NAD(P)-dependent oxidoreductase, with translation MSIEFSKKLTAHETPIPGVVLYDLPVHGDNRGWFKENWQREKMVALGLPDFSPVQNNISFNEKAGTTRGIHAEPWDKFISVAAGRIFGAWVDLREGPTFGAVFTAELDPSQAIFIPRGVGNAFQTLEDNTAYTYLVNDHWSADAQGQYTFLNLADGTAAIAWPIPLEQAELSDKDKAHPRLADVVPMPPKRTLVVGADGQLGKALRAAYDGDASVEFAGRAEFDLLAEESYSSRNWKNYSTIINAAAYTAVDAAETPEGRRAAWAINVTAVARLAKVAAAHGITLVHVSSDYVFDGTEPVHGEDEPLAPLGVYGQTKAAGDAVVSVVPRHYIVRTSWVIGEGNNFVRTMASLAGRGIAPAVVNDQIGRLSFTEDIAAGIKHLLATGAGYGVYNLSNDGDPQSWADIAADVYELAGADRAAVTGVSTAEYFKGKAAAPRPLSSTMDLGRIKATGFSPAASRTRLTDYLG, from the coding sequence ATGTCGATCGAGTTCTCGAAGAAGCTCACAGCACACGAAACCCCGATTCCCGGCGTCGTCCTCTATGACCTGCCCGTCCACGGTGACAACCGGGGCTGGTTCAAAGAGAACTGGCAGCGCGAGAAGATGGTCGCACTCGGGCTGCCGGATTTCTCCCCGGTCCAGAACAACATCTCCTTCAATGAGAAGGCCGGCACCACCCGGGGCATCCACGCCGAGCCGTGGGACAAGTTCATCTCCGTGGCGGCTGGCCGGATTTTTGGCGCCTGGGTCGACCTGCGCGAAGGCCCCACGTTCGGTGCCGTCTTCACCGCCGAACTGGATCCCTCCCAGGCCATCTTCATTCCGCGCGGCGTGGGCAACGCCTTCCAGACGCTGGAGGACAACACCGCCTACACGTACCTGGTCAACGACCACTGGTCCGCGGATGCGCAGGGTCAGTACACGTTCCTGAACCTGGCGGACGGGACGGCCGCCATCGCCTGGCCGATTCCGCTGGAGCAAGCCGAACTCTCCGACAAGGACAAGGCCCACCCGCGCCTGGCGGACGTGGTTCCGATGCCGCCAAAGAGGACTTTGGTGGTGGGTGCGGACGGCCAGCTGGGGAAGGCGCTGCGTGCCGCGTACGACGGCGATGCCAGCGTCGAGTTCGCGGGCCGGGCCGAGTTTGACCTCCTGGCCGAGGAATCCTACTCCTCGCGGAACTGGAAGAACTACTCGACCATCATCAACGCCGCCGCCTACACCGCGGTGGACGCGGCCGAGACCCCGGAGGGCCGCCGCGCAGCGTGGGCGATCAACGTCACCGCCGTTGCGCGTCTGGCGAAGGTGGCCGCGGCCCACGGCATCACGCTGGTGCATGTTTCGAGCGACTATGTCTTCGACGGCACCGAGCCGGTGCACGGCGAGGACGAGCCACTGGCGCCCCTGGGCGTTTACGGCCAGACCAAGGCCGCCGGCGACGCCGTCGTCTCGGTGGTGCCCCGGCATTACATCGTGCGCACCAGTTGGGTCATTGGTGAGGGCAACAATTTTGTCCGCACCATGGCATCGCTGGCCGGGCGCGGCATTGCCCCGGCTGTGGTCAACGACCAGATCGGCCGCCTGTCCTTCACCGAGGACATCGCCGCCGGAATCAAGCATTTGCTGGCCACCGGCGCCGGGTACGGCGTCTACAATCTGAGCAACGACGGGGACCCGCAGTCGTGGGCGGACATCGCCGCGGACGTCTACGAGCTCGCGGGTGCCGACCGGGCTGCAGTGACGGGCGTCAGCACGGCCGAGTATTTCAAGGGCAAGGCGGCAGCACCGCGGCCGCTGAGCAGCACCATGGACCTGGGCCGCATCAAGGCCACCGGCTTTTCTCCTGCGGCCTCCAGGACCCGCCTCACGGACTATTTGGGTTAG